A single genomic interval of Juglans regia cultivar Chandler chromosome 1, Walnut 2.0, whole genome shotgun sequence harbors:
- the LOC109009032 gene encoding adipocyte plasma membrane-associated protein-like — protein sequence MSPKHGLPAIVRSKRCFPAACSSFLLACLLAFTLQIVFFSPISPAGSLDLPVSSSASSLPANNKLQGVLKLGEGFLKDPEDVCVDKEGTIYAATRDGWIKRLHRNGSWENWKMMNSRTLLGITITKEGDLIVCDSEKGLIRIGEDGVNVLATHVNGSKIRFRCLKYWLKGEDKGKTEIFIDNLPGGPDNINLAPDGSFWIALLQLTSEGLEFVHTSKASKHLVATFPKLIEKVNGVYRKATVVNVAADGKIIRRFDDPNGKVISFVTAAMEFEDHLYLGSLNSNFVGKLPLKDSCNLG from the exons ATGAGTCCAAAACATGGCCTACCGGCCATTGTTAGATCAAAGCGTTGCTTTCCAGCGGCATGTTCAAGCTTCCTGCTTGCTTGTTTGCTTGCCTTTACACTTCAAATCGTTTTCTTCTCACCCATATCCCCAGCTGGATCGCTTGACTTGCCTGTTTCATCTTCAGCTTCCTCCCTTCCCGCAAACAACAAATTGCAG GGAGTTCTCAAACTTGGAGAAGGATTTCTGAAGGATCCAGAAGACGTTTGTGTGGATAAAGAGGGTACAATCTACGCTGCAACTAGAGATGGTTGGATTAAAAGATTGCATAGAAACGGGTCTTGGGAGAATTGGAAGATGATGAACAGTCGTACTTTACTTGGAATCACAATAACAAAGGAAGGCGATCTTATTGTGTGCGATTCTGAAAAG gGTCTGATTAGGATTGGTGAAGATGGCGTCAATGTTCTTGCAACACATGTTAACGGTTCCAAAATAAG GTTTAGGTGCCTTAAGTATTGGCTGAAAGGAGAAGATAAGGGAAAAACTGAAATTTTTATCGACAACCTTCCGGGTGGTCCTGATAACATCAATCTTGCACCAGATGGATCTTTTTGGATTGCTCTACTTCAG TTAACTTCTGAGGGGCTGGAGTTTGTGCACACTTCCAAGGCATCCAAGCACTTGGTAGCAACGTTTCCAAAACTGATTGAAAAGGTAAATGGCGTTTACAGGAAAGCAACGGTTGTAAATGTGGCAGCAGATGGCAAGATAATCAGGAGATTTGATGACCCAAATGGAAAGGTGATATCCTTTGTGACTGCAGCCATGGAATTTGAGGATCATTTGTATTTGGGAAGTCTAAACTCCAACTTTGTTGGAAAACTACCGCTAAAAGATTCATGCaacttagggtag
- the LOC109009024 gene encoding uncharacterized protein LOC109009024 → MVSEEPASNESPIRVTTMSSSSDQNPNFNLNTQPPSAAEKPIIALNIIAQINEKLTPSTFPQWCAQFEALLIGYDLLDYAEGTLRCPTSAGTAADELRKIHWIRQDKLILSALLASTASSITPLIATAKTSHEALKKLNNLYASRSRTRAMQLKEELTLIQRGNRSITEYFHAVKALADEIAIIDHPISDDDLTLYVLNGLGPDFREIAAPIRARESSLAFEELHDLLIGHEAYLRRLEAATQHLVASANFTKTKQSAQGGNSSWSSKRNDPSRGPRGSSPGHGAQRDGRRSNANSGRPNNSNRRYHHKRNRSGNPHICAQCVKK, encoded by the coding sequence atggtatcagaagaGCCAGCATCAAACGAGTCACCGATCCGAGTTACCACCATGTCTTCCTCCTCTGATCAAAACCCAAACTTCAACCTCAATACACAACCTCCTTCCGCAGCAGAAAAACCTATCATTGCTCTCAACATCATTGCCCAAATCAATGAAAAGTTGACTCCCTCCACCTTTCCTCAATGGTGTGCTCAATTTGAAGCACTCCTTATTGGTTATGATTTACTAGATTATGCCGAAGGCACCCTTCGATGCCCCACTTCGGCTGGCACCGCTGCTGATGAGCTGCGCAAGATCCATTGGATCCGACAGGATAAACTTATCCTAAGTGCCCTTCTAGCCTCTACAGCCTCGTCGATCACCCCGCTCATTGCTACGGCAAAGACCTCCCATGAAGCTTTGAAAAAGCTCAACAATTTATACGCTAGTCGCTCACGCACTCGTGCTATGCAGTTAAAGGAGGAACTCACCTTAATCCAGCGTGGAAATCGGTCAATCACAGAATATTTCCATGCGGTGAAGGCCTTGGCTGATGAAATAGCCATTATTGATCATCCAATTTCGGATGATGACCTAACCCTTTATGTATTAAATGGCTTAGGTCCAGATTTTCGGGAAATCGCAGCACCGATCCGAGCCCGAGAATCCTCTCTCGCCTTTGAAGAGCTGCACGATCTGCTGATTGGCCATGAAGCGTATCTGAGACGCTTGGAAGCTGCAACGCAGCACCTGGTCGCTTCAGCCAATTTCACGAAGACGAAGCAGTCCGCACAAGGGGGAAATTCATCGTGGTCCTCCAAGAGAAATGATCCTTCTCGTGGGCCTCGCGGATCCAGCCCAGGTCATGGCGCCCAACGCGATGGACGTCGCTCCAACGCAAATTCTGGCAGGCCCAATAACTCCAATCGGCGCTACCATCATAAGAGAAATAGGAGCGGGAACCCACACATCTGTGCACAGTGtgtgaagaaatga